A window from Chelmon rostratus isolate fCheRos1 chromosome 13, fCheRos1.pri, whole genome shotgun sequence encodes these proteins:
- the rpl8 gene encoding 60S ribosomal protein L8, producing the protein MGRVIRGQRKGAGSVFKAHVKHRKGAARLRHVDFAERHGYIKGIVKDIIHDPGRGAPLAKVAFRDPYRFKKRTELFIAAEGIHTGQFIYCGKKAQLNIGNVLPVGTMPEGTIICCLEEKPGDRGKLARASGNYATVISHNPETKKSRVKLPSGSKKVISSANRAVVGVVAGGGRIDKPILKAGRAYHKYKAKRNCWPRVRGVAMNPVEHPFGGGNHQHIGKPSTIRRDAPAGRKVGLIAARRTGRLRGTKTVQEKEN; encoded by the exons ATGGGACGTGTGATCAGGGGACAGAGAAAAGGTGCGGGCTCCGTGTTCAAAGCCCACGTCAAGCACAGGAAAGGTGCCGCTAGACTCCGTCACGTTGACTTCGCTGAACGCCATGGTTACATCAAGGGGATTGTGAAG GATATTATCCATGATCCCGGCCGTGGTGCTCCCCTGGCCAAAGTGGCCTTCCGTGACCCATACCGCTTCAAGAAGAGGACAGAGCTCTTCATCGCTGCTGAGGGCATCCACACCGGCCAGTTCATCTACTGTGGCAAGAAGG CTCAGCTCAACATTGGCAATGTCCTGCCCGTTGGTACAATGCCTGAGGGAACCATCATCTGCTGCCTGGAGGAGAAGCCCGGCGACAGAGGCAAGCTGGCCCGTGCTTCAGGAAACTACGCCACAGTCATCTCTCACAACCCTGAGACCAAGAAGTCCAGAGTCAAGCTGCCCTCAGGCTCCAAGAAAGTCATCTCCTCTGCCAACAGAGCTGTAGTTG GTGTGGTTGCCGGAGGTGGCCGTATTGACAAGCCCATCCTGAAGGCCGGTCGTGCCTACCACAAGTACAAGGCCAAGAGGAACTGCTGGCCACGTGTCCGTGGTGTGGCTATGAAC CCCGTTGAGCATCCCTTCGGTGGTGGTAACCATCAGCATATTGGCAAACCCTCAACAATCAGGAGGGATGCACCTGCTGGTCGCAAGGTCGGTCTTATTGCTGCCCGACGTACAGGCAGACTGCGCGGAACAAAGACCGTGCAGGAGAAGGAGAATTAA